A window of Sphingorhabdus lacus contains these coding sequences:
- a CDS encoding peroxiredoxin: MTDVNDMLPDVTVLDSAGTAVNLAALKGPLVLYFYPKADTPGCTNEAKDFTALASEFAALDCPVYGMSKDKPAKLAKFAAKYDLNVTLLSDEASDATEQMGAWVEKSMYGKSYMGIDRSTYLVGKDGKVKQVWRKVKVKDHAAEVLAAAKALG; the protein is encoded by the coding sequence ATGACCGATGTGAACGATATGCTTCCCGATGTAACGGTGCTCGACAGCGCAGGAACTGCCGTCAACCTTGCGGCGCTCAAGGGGCCTTTGGTGCTCTATTTCTATCCCAAAGCCGATACGCCGGGATGCACCAACGAGGCGAAGGACTTTACCGCGCTGGCCTCCGAATTCGCGGCTTTGGATTGCCCGGTCTATGGCATGTCGAAAGACAAGCCGGCAAAGCTCGCCAAATTCGCCGCCAAATATGACCTGAATGTCACGCTGCTGTCAGACGAAGCCAGCGACGCCACCGAACAGATGGGCGCATGGGTCGAAAAGTCGATGTACGGCAAAAGCTATATGGGCATTGACCGGTCGACCTATCTGGTCGGCAAGGACGGCAAGGTGAAGCAGGTCTGGCGCAAGGTGAAGGTGAAGGATCACGCCGCCGAAGTCCTCGCCGCAGCAAAGGCGCTTGGGTGA
- a CDS encoding HesB/IscA family protein, giving the protein MGCMSETPAISMTDNAARRVAEIAVKLGKPPILRLSVEGGGCSGFQYRFGLAESVEADDIRADGSGASLVVDPISLDLVRGSAIDFVESLGGKSFQVTNPQAQAGCGCGSSFSV; this is encoded by the coding sequence ATGGGGTGTATGTCTGAAACTCCCGCCATATCCATGACCGATAACGCCGCCCGCCGGGTTGCGGAAATTGCCGTCAAGCTGGGCAAACCGCCGATCTTGCGCTTGTCTGTCGAGGGCGGCGGCTGTTCAGGCTTCCAATATCGCTTTGGCCTCGCCGAAAGCGTCGAAGCCGACGACATCCGGGCCGACGGGTCGGGCGCTTCGCTGGTGGTAGATCCCATCAGCCTCGATCTGGTGCGTGGCTCGGCAATCGACTTTGTCGAATCGCTTGGTGGCAAGTCCTTCCAGGTCACCAACCCACAGGCCCAGGCCGGGTGCGGCTGCGGCTCCAGCTTTTCGGTTTAG
- the guaA gene encoding glutamine-hydrolyzing GMP synthase produces MDSGGGYAYRLVMSIQPSDSILIIDFGSQVTQLIARRVREAGVYSEIAPFNAAQAAFERMQPKGIILSGGPASTTEAGSPRAPQCVFDSGLPILGICYGQQTMMMQLGGHVTGGEGGEFGRAFIEVEKPCTLFDGVWGEGEKHQVWMSHGDKVTSLAPGFEVVATSDGAPYAFIADEARRYYGIQFHPEVVHTPDGAKLISNFVHKVCGLAGDWTMAEFRATKIAEIRAQVGSGRVICGLSGGVDSSVAAILIHEAIGAQLTCVFVDHGLLRMNEREQVETLFRDHYNIPLVVVDAETRFMAGLAGVTDPEKKRKFIGAEFINVFEEEAKKIGGADFLAQGTLYPDVIESVSFTGGPSVTIKSHHNVGGLPARMNMQLVEPLRELFKDEVRALGRELGLNDQFVGRHPFPGPGLAIRIPGEVTKERCDILRKADAVYLEEIRNAGLYDAIWQAFAVLLPVRTVGVMGDGRTYDNVCALRAVTSTDGMTADIYPFDSAFLSRVSTRIINEVKGINRVVYDYTSKPPGTIEWE; encoded by the coding sequence ATGGACAGCGGCGGCGGTTATGCCTATCGGCTGGTCATGTCGATTCAGCCATCAGATTCCATCCTCATCATCGATTTCGGGTCGCAAGTGACCCAGCTCATAGCCCGCCGCGTGCGCGAGGCCGGGGTCTATAGCGAAATCGCCCCCTTCAACGCGGCGCAGGCGGCTTTTGAACGCATGCAGCCCAAGGGCATCATCCTGTCGGGCGGCCCTGCCTCCACCACCGAGGCCGGCTCCCCCCGCGCACCGCAATGCGTCTTTGACAGCGGCCTTCCCATCTTGGGCATCTGCTACGGTCAGCAGACCATGATGATGCAGCTCGGCGGCCATGTGACGGGCGGCGAAGGCGGCGAATTTGGCCGCGCCTTTATCGAGGTTGAAAAGCCCTGCACCCTGTTCGACGGCGTCTGGGGCGAGGGCGAAAAGCATCAGGTGTGGATGAGCCATGGCGACAAGGTCACAAGCCTTGCCCCCGGCTTCGAAGTCGTCGCCACCAGCGATGGCGCACCCTATGCTTTCATCGCCGACGAGGCACGGCGCTATTACGGCATCCAGTTCCACCCCGAGGTGGTGCACACCCCCGATGGCGCAAAGCTGATTTCCAACTTCGTGCATAAGGTCTGCGGGCTTGCCGGCGACTGGACCATGGCCGAATTCCGCGCCACCAAAATTGCCGAAATCCGCGCGCAGGTCGGCTCCGGCCGTGTCATCTGCGGCCTGTCGGGCGGCGTTGATTCCTCCGTCGCCGCGATCCTGATTCACGAAGCGATCGGCGCCCAGCTGACCTGCGTGTTCGTCGATCACGGCCTGCTGCGGATGAACGAGCGCGAGCAGGTCGAAACGCTGTTCCGCGACCATTATAATATCCCGCTGGTGGTGGTCGATGCCGAGACGCGCTTCATGGCGGGCCTTGCCGGTGTCACCGACCCTGAAAAGAAACGCAAGTTCATCGGCGCGGAATTCATCAACGTGTTTGAAGAAGAAGCGAAGAAAATTGGCGGCGCAGACTTCCTTGCCCAGGGCACGCTCTACCCTGATGTGATCGAGAGCGTCAGCTTCACCGGCGGACCGTCAGTGACGATCAAGAGCCACCACAATGTCGGCGGCCTGCCCGCGCGCATGAACATGCAACTGGTCGAACCGTTGCGCGAGCTGTTCAAGGATGAAGTCCGCGCATTGGGCCGCGAACTCGGCCTCAACGACCAATTTGTCGGCCGCCATCCCTTCCCCGGCCCCGGCCTTGCGATCCGCATTCCGGGCGAAGTCACCAAGGAACGCTGCGACATCCTGCGCAAGGCCGACGCCGTCTATCTCGAAGAAATCCGCAACGCCGGTCTCTACGACGCGATCTGGCAGGCCTTCGCCGTATTGCTGCCCGTCCGCACGGTCGGCGTGATGGGCGACGGGCGGACCTATGACAATGTCTGCGCCTTGCGCGCCGTCACGAGCACCGACGGCATGACCGCCGACATCTATCCGTTCGACAGCGCGTTCTTAAGCCGCGTGTCCACGCGCATCATCAACGAGGTCAAGGGCATCAACCGCGTCGTCTATGACTATACATCAAAGCCCCCGGGCACGATCGAATGGGAATGA
- a CDS encoding DUF2805 domain-containing protein: MPRTPDLSASQLSEVIEMALSDHVGFSLIEQQHGVSPDQVKAIMRSHLKPGSYKSWRKRVREFGDRREHYK, from the coding sequence ATGCCGCGCACGCCCGACCTGTCCGCCAGCCAGTTGAGCGAAGTCATCGAGATGGCGCTGTCCGACCATGTCGGCTTTTCGCTGATCGAACAGCAGCATGGCGTCTCGCCCGATCAGGTCAAAGCCATCATGCGGTCACATCTGAAACCGGGAAGTTACAAAAGCTGGCGCAAGCGTGTGCGCGAATTTGGCGACCGGAGGGAGCATTATAAATGA
- a CDS encoding TetR/AcrR family transcriptional regulator: MKKPDSRRQDIIQRLTDHVLAEGLSASSLRPLAKAAGTSDRMLLYYFSDKAEIITAVLEEISARLVLKLGDRVAPELLPVDVLRRQFAAILFVDELWPYMRIWLEVASRAAMGDAYFRGVGEQIGRGFYEWGKAQLLSESEEQRDVDAARLLVTIEGMLLLKSLGLDDINAKAV, from the coding sequence GTGAAAAAGCCCGACTCCCGCCGCCAGGACATTATCCAGCGCCTTACGGACCATGTCCTGGCCGAAGGGCTGTCGGCATCAAGCTTGCGCCCGCTGGCAAAGGCCGCCGGGACGAGCGATCGGATGCTGCTCTATTATTTTTCGGACAAGGCGGAGATCATTACCGCTGTGCTGGAGGAAATATCCGCACGGCTGGTTCTGAAATTGGGCGATCGGGTTGCGCCAGAACTTTTGCCCGTGGATGTGTTGCGTAGGCAATTTGCCGCCATCCTCTTCGTGGACGAATTATGGCCCTATATGCGCATCTGGCTGGAGGTTGCGTCGCGCGCGGCGATGGGCGATGCCTATTTCCGTGGCGTAGGCGAACAGATCGGCCGCGGCTTTTACGAATGGGGCAAGGCGCAGCTTCTGTCCGAAAGCGAAGAGCAGCGCGACGTCGATGCGGCGCGGCTGCTCGTCACGATTGAAGGCATGCTCTTGCTGAAAAGCCTTGGGTTGGACGACATCAACGCCAAGGCGGTGTGA
- the xth gene encoding exodeoxyribonuclease III, with amino-acid sequence MRIATYNINGVKARLPRLLEWLDETKPDIACLQEVKSQDDGFPIGEFERAGYGAIWHGQKSFNGVAILARNAQPVEAQRTLPGDPEDEHARYLEADVFGVRVASIYLPNGNPQPGPKFDYKLKWMQRLRARAAGLMAAEIPAVLAGDYNVIPTPKDIWSSSAMLDDALRQPESIAAYRTLLAEGWTDALATHYPQGGVWTYWDFQAGAWQRDHGFRIDHLLLSPLLADRLVACGVDKDHRGREKASDHAPTWIELAA; translated from the coding sequence ATGCGTATCGCGACTTATAATATCAATGGTGTCAAAGCCCGGCTGCCGCGTTTGCTGGAGTGGCTGGACGAAACCAAACCCGACATTGCCTGCCTGCAAGAGGTGAAGTCGCAAGATGACGGCTTTCCGATCGGCGAATTTGAACGCGCAGGCTATGGCGCGATCTGGCACGGGCAGAAATCCTTTAACGGCGTTGCCATTCTCGCACGCAATGCACAGCCTGTCGAGGCGCAGCGGACACTGCCCGGCGATCCCGAGGACGAGCATGCCCGCTATCTGGAGGCGGATGTCTTTGGGGTGCGCGTCGCCAGCATCTATTTGCCCAACGGCAATCCGCAGCCGGGACCGAAGTTCGACTATAAGCTGAAATGGATGCAGCGCCTGCGGGCGCGCGCAGCCGGGTTGATGGCGGCGGAGATACCGGCGGTGCTGGCGGGCGACTATAATGTCATTCCGACGCCGAAGGATATCTGGTCGTCCTCTGCGATGCTCGACGATGCCCTGCGCCAACCCGAGAGCATTGCAGCCTACCGGACCTTGCTTGCCGAAGGTTGGACCGACGCGCTGGCAACGCACTATCCGCAAGGCGGGGTGTGGACCTATTGGGATTTTCAGGCCGGCGCATGGCAGCGCGACCATGGCTTCCGCATCGACCATCTGTTGCTCAGCCCATTGCTGGCTGACCGGCTGGTTGCCTGCGGCGTCGATAAAGACCATCGTGGCCGCGAAAAGGCCAGCGACCATGCGCCAACATGGATCGAACTGGCGGCGTAA
- the purT gene encoding formate-dependent phosphoribosylglycinamide formyltransferase: MTPTAKILLLGSGELGREFVIAAKRLGCHVIACDSYAAAPAMQVADQCEIFSMLDAAALGAAIEKHQPDFIVPEIEAIRTEILADYEGKGFTVVPSARAAQLTMNRDAIRDLAASELGLNTSRYLYAESREELHAAVAELGLPLVVKPVMSSSGKGQSTMRSEADIDTSWDYAAAGMRGDRLRVIAEQFIDFDYEITLLTIRARDGVHFCPPIGHRQERGDYRESWQPTAMSAAALQAAQDMAAKVVDALGGYGLFGVEFFVKGDSVIFSELSPRPHDTGMVTLVSQTLNEFDLHIRAILGLPIPEITLLGASASAVVLADRDCSDFSITGLADALALATPDTHVDARIFSKPVTRPYRRMGVTLARVTDGDTDKARAVAVAAAGKIVINYGASE; encoded by the coding sequence ATGACACCAACTGCAAAAATCCTGCTGCTCGGGTCGGGTGAACTCGGCCGCGAATTTGTCATCGCCGCCAAACGGCTCGGCTGCCATGTCATCGCCTGCGACAGCTATGCTGCGGCCCCTGCGATGCAGGTCGCGGACCAATGCGAAATATTCTCCATGCTCGACGCCGCCGCGCTTGGCGCCGCGATTGAAAAGCACCAGCCCGATTTCATCGTTCCCGAAATCGAGGCGATCCGGACGGAAATACTGGCCGATTATGAAGGCAAGGGCTTCACCGTCGTGCCCTCGGCCCGCGCCGCGCAATTGACGATGAACCGCGACGCCATCCGCGATCTGGCCGCATCGGAACTGGGCCTCAACACATCGCGCTATCTCTATGCCGAAAGTCGGGAGGAACTGCACGCCGCCGTTGCCGAGCTTGGCCTTCCGCTTGTCGTCAAGCCCGTCATGTCTTCATCGGGCAAGGGCCAGAGCACGATGCGCAGCGAGGCCGACATCGATACCTCCTGGGACTATGCCGCCGCCGGCATGCGCGGCGACCGGCTGCGCGTGATTGCCGAACAATTTATCGATTTCGATTATGAAATCACCCTGCTGACGATCCGCGCGCGTGACGGCGTCCATTTCTGCCCGCCCATCGGCCACCGGCAGGAACGCGGAGACTATCGCGAAAGCTGGCAACCAACCGCCATGTCGGCGGCGGCGTTGCAGGCGGCACAGGACATGGCCGCCAAGGTCGTCGATGCCCTGGGCGGCTATGGCCTGTTCGGCGTCGAATTTTTCGTCAAGGGCGATAGCGTCATCTTCTCCGAACTGAGCCCGCGGCCCCACGACACCGGCATGGTGACGCTGGTGTCGCAGACATTGAACGAATTCGATCTGCACATCCGCGCCATATTGGGCCTGCCCATTCCGGAGATCACCCTGCTCGGCGCGTCGGCCAGCGCCGTCGTCCTCGCCGACCGCGACTGCAGCGATTTCAGCATCACCGGATTGGCCGACGCACTGGCGCTGGCCACCCCCGACACCCATGTCGACGCCCGCATCTTCAGCAAACCCGTAACCCGCCCCTACCGCCGCATGGGCGTAACACTTGCACGGGTGACCGACGGCGATACCGACAAAGCCCGCGCCGTGGCGGTCGCTGCGGCGGGCAAGATTGTGATCAACTATGGGGCGTCGGAGTAA
- a CDS encoding glycerophosphodiester phosphodiesterase has product MRYLVPMLSAALLSACSITESKAMEKPLDGPVLVIAHRGASGERPEHTLGSYTLAIEQGADFIEPDLVLTKDGILVARHENEISETTDVAARPEFAGRKTSKTIDGQTMTGWFTEDFTLAELKTLRAKERLPQLRKANMAFDGQFEIPTFEEILDLAKAQSAKTGRTIGIYPETKHPSYFASIGLPHEAPLLALLERYGHVDKAAPVFIQSFEVENLKALRAKTKVRLIQLMDEKGSPPDRPDLNYPAMATADGLKAVAAYADGVGPNKALVIPRTLLGNLGEPTTLVRDAHKAGLAVHPWTFRRENYFLPLSAKSGVDPRAVGDVVSEIRAYLATGIDGFFSDNVAEAVAAAKD; this is encoded by the coding sequence ATGCGCTATCTTGTCCCGATGCTTTCCGCCGCCCTATTGTCCGCCTGTTCGATTACGGAGAGCAAAGCCATGGAAAAACCCCTCGACGGTCCGGTGCTGGTAATCGCCCATCGCGGTGCGAGCGGGGAGCGGCCGGAGCATACGCTGGGCAGCTACACGCTCGCCATCGAACAGGGCGCGGACTTTATCGAGCCGGACCTCGTCCTGACCAAGGACGGGATATTGGTCGCGCGGCACGAAAACGAGATTTCGGAGACGACCGATGTCGCGGCACGTCCCGAATTTGCCGGTCGCAAGACGAGCAAGACCATTGACGGCCAGACAATGACGGGCTGGTTCACCGAAGATTTCACGCTCGCCGAGCTGAAGACTTTGCGCGCCAAGGAAAGGCTGCCGCAACTGCGTAAGGCCAATATGGCCTTTGACGGACAGTTTGAAATTCCGACCTTTGAAGAGATATTGGACCTTGCCAAGGCGCAGAGTGCGAAGACCGGGCGGACCATCGGCATCTATCCCGAAACTAAGCATCCCAGTTATTTTGCCTCCATCGGCCTGCCGCATGAGGCACCGTTGCTTGCCCTGCTGGAACGCTATGGCCATGTCGACAAGGCCGCGCCGGTGTTCATCCAGTCGTTCGAGGTCGAAAATCTGAAGGCATTGCGCGCAAAGACGAAGGTGCGGTTGATCCAGTTGATGGATGAAAAGGGCAGCCCGCCCGACCGGCCCGACCTCAATTATCCCGCGATGGCTACCGCCGATGGTCTGAAGGCAGTGGCGGCCTATGCCGATGGCGTCGGGCCGAACAAGGCGCTGGTCATCCCGCGCACCTTGCTCGGCAATCTGGGCGAGCCGACCACACTGGTCCGCGACGCGCACAAGGCCGGTCTTGCCGTCCACCCATGGACCTTTCGCCGCGAAAACTACTTCCTGCCGTTAAGCGCGAAATCAGGCGTCGATCCCCGCGCGGTCGGCGATGTGGTGAGCGAAATCCGCGCCTATCTGGCGACCGGCATCGACGGTTTTTTCAGCGACAATGTCGCCGAGGCTGTGGCCGCCGCCAAGGACTAG
- a CDS encoding M23 family metallopeptidase — MVRSALANGQSLTFKVVSALGILVAASAMTPAYANSAAASDTFRVKPEDLKANQTALGTSDPEFRALNDSWGRIVGASTKVEVAVPSINPVEAMKFSSGFGYRNAPTRGASRNHKGIDIPGPVGTPIYATADGTIGRAQWVSGYGKYVEINHGNAVQTRYGHLSAMNVTPGQRIRKGDILGYMGSTGRSTGSHLHYEVRIAGEAINPTAFLAPQTADQATSNILLASKTTDSKAIGGPAEDE; from the coding sequence ATGGTACGCAGCGCTTTGGCCAATGGCCAATCACTGACCTTCAAAGTTGTTTCCGCGCTTGGCATCCTGGTCGCCGCTTCGGCAATGACCCCCGCTTACGCAAATTCAGCAGCCGCTTCCGACACCTTCCGGGTAAAGCCAGAAGATCTGAAAGCCAACCAGACTGCCCTTGGCACATCCGATCCCGAATTCCGCGCACTCAACGACAGCTGGGGCCGCATCGTTGGCGCATCGACCAAGGTCGAAGTTGCCGTACCTTCGATCAATCCGGTCGAAGCCATGAAATTCTCGAGCGGTTTCGGTTACCGGAACGCTCCGACACGCGGCGCAAGCCGTAACCACAAGGGCATTGATATTCCCGGTCCCGTGGGCACCCCCATTTACGCAACCGCCGATGGCACCATCGGTCGCGCGCAGTGGGTCAGCGGCTACGGCAAATATGTAGAAATCAACCACGGCAATGCCGTACAGACACGCTACGGCCATCTGTCGGCAATGAACGTGACGCCAGGTCAGCGCATCCGCAAGGGTGACATTCTGGGTTATATGGGCTCCACGGGTCGCTCCACCGGCAGCCATCTGCACTATGAAGTGCGTATCGCTGGCGAAGCCATCAATCCAACGGCTTTTCTGGCACCGCAAACCGCCGATCAGGCCACATCAAATATCTTGCTTGCCAGCAAAACAACTGATAGCAAAGCCATAGGCGGGCCAGCTGAAGACGAGTAA
- a CDS encoding ArsC family reductase — protein MAKVTLYGIPNCDTVKKARTYLDGRGVGYHFHDYKKAGVEAADLERWIAQVGWEKLLNKAGTTFKKLPDADKADIDEKKAIALMLANPSMIKRPVVEGGASLLVGFKPDIYDAEKF, from the coding sequence ATGGCTAAAGTCACCCTATATGGCATCCCCAATTGCGATACGGTCAAAAAGGCCCGCACCTATCTCGACGGGCGGGGTGTGGGTTATCATTTCCATGATTATAAAAAGGCAGGCGTCGAGGCCGCCGATCTGGAACGTTGGATTGCGCAGGTCGGCTGGGAGAAATTGCTGAACAAGGCGGGCACGACATTCAAGAAGCTGCCCGATGCGGACAAGGCGGACATTGACGAAAAGAAAGCCATCGCGCTGATGCTGGCCAATCCTTCGATGATCAAACGCCCGGTGGTCGAGGGCGGAGCGTCGTTGCTGGTCGGGTTCAAACCGGACATCTATGATGCGGAGAAATTCTGA
- a CDS encoding ferritin-like domain-containing protein, producing the protein MNAPIANPVTLGQACQSVLLTADPHAKVMAARAAARHWRLGRLAHRFDVPMPDAPARPEHPQLLAPGRMPKRRKGGTEANRIALLHALAHIEFVAIDLAFDLVGRFGDQFPAAFADDWMKVGADEAMHFVLLDRRLRQLGSFYGAHPAHDGLWESAHETRHDALARLAVVPMVLEARGLDVTPATIARFESAGDSVSAKILNRIYNDEISHVFAGTKWFETSCSERRILPKDYWKLLVNRHFRGSVKPPFNDSARLSAGLSRDYYA; encoded by the coding sequence GTGAACGCACCGATCGCCAATCCTGTTACCCTCGGCCAAGCATGCCAATCCGTCCTCCTCACCGCTGATCCCCATGCCAAGGTCATGGCGGCGCGGGCGGCGGCGCGTCACTGGCGGTTGGGGCGATTGGCGCACCGCTTCGACGTGCCGATGCCCGATGCCCCTGCGCGTCCCGAACATCCGCAGCTTTTGGCACCCGGCCGGATGCCCAAAAGACGCAAGGGCGGGACCGAGGCCAACCGCATCGCCCTGTTGCACGCCCTGGCCCATATCGAATTTGTGGCCATTGATCTGGCCTTCGATCTGGTCGGCCGATTTGGCGACCAATTCCCCGCAGCCTTTGCCGATGACTGGATGAAGGTCGGTGCGGATGAGGCCATGCACTTTGTTTTGCTCGACCGGCGGCTGCGGCAATTGGGCAGTTTCTATGGCGCACATCCGGCGCATGATGGCCTTTGGGAATCAGCCCATGAGACACGCCATGATGCCCTTGCACGGCTTGCCGTTGTGCCGATGGTATTGGAAGCGCGCGGCCTCGATGTGACGCCTGCGACCATCGCGCGATTCGAATCGGCGGGTGATTCGGTGTCCGCAAAAATCCTGAATCGCATCTATAATGACGAGATTTCCCACGTTTTTGCGGGAACAAAATGGTTTGAGACGAGTTGTTCCGAGCGTCGAATCCTACCAAAAGATTATTGGAAACTGCTGGTAAACCGTCACTTTCGTGGGTCCGTTAAGCCCCCGTTCAACGACTCAGCGCGTTTGAGCGCCGGTTTATCCCGCGATTATTATGCATAG
- a CDS encoding GbsR/MarR family transcriptional regulator, with product MGVEKYPEALEFILHWGEMGTHWGANRSVAQVHALLYLSDQPLDAEAICEALDLARSNVSTALKELQGYGIVRRTHIPGDRRDYFTAETELWDLFMAITAERKRREIDPTITKLAELKDRMAANKDLPAHVRERIGRMHEFIATLTGWYEQVRGLKKSTLISLMKLGAKVARFVPGSKD from the coding sequence ATGGGCGTTGAAAAATATCCGGAAGCACTTGAGTTCATCCTGCACTGGGGTGAAATGGGCACGCATTGGGGCGCCAACCGCTCCGTTGCGCAGGTGCACGCGCTGCTCTATCTCAGCGACCAGCCACTGGATGCCGAGGCGATTTGCGAGGCGCTCGATCTGGCCCGCTCCAATGTGTCGACCGCGCTCAAGGAATTGCAGGGCTATGGCATTGTCCGCCGGACCCATATTCCGGGCGATCGGCGCGACTATTTTACCGCGGAAACCGAGCTTTGGGACCTGTTCATGGCGATCACTGCCGAGCGTAAAAGGCGCGAGATCGATCCGACGATCACCAAGCTTGCGGAACTGAAGGACCGCATGGCGGCGAACAAGGATCTCCCCGCCCATGTGCGTGAGCGGATCGGACGGATGCACGAATTTATCGCGACCCTGACCGGATGGTATGAACAGGTGCGCGGCCTCAAGAAATCCACGTTGATTTCGCTCATGAAGCTGGGTGCAAAGGTCGCCCGCTTCGTCCCCGGATCAAAGGACTAA